The sequence below is a genomic window from Flammeovirga agarivorans.
AAGTCGTCGAGCGTCTGCAGGTAGCCGCTGGCGCGCACCATATATTCGGCTTCCGCCAGTTCGACGGAAGAGCCGCCCGCCTCCTGGTTAGAGGCGTCCAGCGCCGATTTCACTTCGCCGAGACTGATGCCGTACTGGGTCAGCTTCATCGGGTCGACGACAATCTGATACTCCTTGACCACGCCGCCCACCGACGCCACTTCCGAGACGTTAGGGATGGTTTTCAGCTCATATTTTAAGAACCAGTCCTGTAGGGAGCGCAGTTCGGCGAGGTCGTGCTTGCCGCTGCGGTCGACCAGCGCGTACTCGAAGCCCCAACCGACGCCGGTGGCATCCGGGCCCATTTCGGCGCTGACCCCGGCGGGAAGTTTGCCCTGCACCTGGTTGAGATACTCCAGCACCCGCGAGCGCGCCCAGTAAGGATCGGTGCCGTCTTCAAAA
It includes:
- a CDS encoding efflux RND transporter permease subunit, whose product is DALPDLSDVQVIVKTRYPGQAPQIVENQVTWPLTTTMLSVPGARTVRGFSQFGDSYVYVIFEDGTDPYWARSRVLEYLNQVQGKLPAGVSAEMGPDATGVGWGFEYALVDRSGKHDLAELRSLQDWFLKYELKTIPNVSEVASVGGVVKEYQIVVDPMKLTQYGISLGEVKSALDASNQEAGGSSVELAEAEYMVRASGYLQTLDDFKNIVLKTGDNGVPVYLGDVARVQIGPEMRRGIAELNGEGEVAGGVVILRSGKNAREVISA